CCTGAGATTTACAGCCATGGACCCGACGCTCAAAAACCGGACGATCGCCGCACTGCGAGCGCAGATCCCGGTCCTGCCGCGTGGCCTCCGAACGGGCGCGAAATATGTCATCGATCATCCCTCGGACTTCGGCCTCGACTCGATCCGCGAGACCGCGAAGAAGGCCGGTGTCAGCACCTACACGCTCGTACGCCTTGCAGAGCGGCTTGGGTTCGGCGGCTATGATGAGATGCGGGAACCGTTCCGCCAGGCCTTGGTGTCCGCCGCGGTTGTGGCCGAACGCCCCGCCTGGGTTGACGGTTTACGGGACGGGGGCGCACTGGGAGCCGTCCAGGCCGAGGCCGCGATGAACGAGATGGCCATCGTGCAGCGCAGCCTCGAGCGGCAGAAGCTTGACCAGATGTCGCGCGTCGTCGACATGCTCATGGAGGCGCCGAGCGTCTATCTCACGGCGGTGCGCGCCAGCTACTCGCTGGCGTATTTTCTTCACTACGTCGGCCGGATGGCCCTGCCCTCGCTACAGCTCATCCCGCGCCACATGAACAGCGCCATCGACGAATTGCACACTGCCGAGGCCGGTGATGTGATGATCGCCATCACCTTCACCCCGTATTCGCGCGAGACCATCGAAGCTTGTGCCTTTGCGCAGAGCAAGGGCATGAAACTCATCATGATTTCCGACAGCGAGATCGTCTCACCGGAATTCAGCGCTGACGAGACCCTGCTCGTCTCGGTCCTGTCGACCTATCATTTCGGCTGCTACGCGGGTGCCATGGCGCTGATCGAAACGCTGATCGCGATGCTGGTGGCCCGCGGAGGAGACGAGGCCCAAGCCCGGATCTCCTCTTACGAAGAGTTGCGCAACAAGAGCCAAGTGTATTGGTCCGCAACGAAAAACCGCTAGTTTCGCAGTGTTCCAATCAGAGTATGCGTGCTGAATCCGTTATTTCTTATGCTTGCACCAAAAATGGGCGCCAGACCTGAGAAGGCCGGGCGCAGCCCCTGTATCGCGGCATCGAGCGCGCGCGAGCGAACCGGATCTAAGTCCTTAGCGACGTGGTGCAAGGCCGGAGCGCGCCGCGAAGGATCTGAACGCACGGGACATATTCGCGCCTGTGTTGGATCGGGTCGCGGCGGTTGCGGCGCGACTATGTCGCGGGTTGCCGTAGGCGTTTCCAGATTTTGTTATATCAAGTGAAATATTTATTTCAAAGCTGGCATCCGATTTCTTGCATATTGATCGGCGTTGTTGCAGAACGGCGTCCTGAGGCGTGGGGGGCCCTTTCCCCGTCAGGTTCAGGTCACGCGGACGATCTCGGCTGTGCCGAGGGCGTTGAAGCGGTTCATGAGGGCGACGCGGATGTGGATTTCGGCAGTCTGGCGGTCGGGGTCTCTGGCGGCGATGCGCTCGCCGAAGGCCTTCAGGCATCGCATCCTGGCCTCGGCGCGGCTGCGGATATGGTATCCGGTCCACCGCTTCCAGAACGCCCTGCTATAGTGACGTGTGGCGCGCAGGGTTTCGTTGCGCGCCCGGGAAGCTGGGCAGTCGCCTTTCCATGGCCGACCGTTCTTGCGGATCGGGATGATCGCAGTGCCACCGTGTGCGATGATGGCGCTATGGCAGCGGCGGGTGTCGTAGGCGCCGTCTGCGGTCACGGTGCCGATGTCTTCGTCGTCCGGGAT
This genomic window from Alloyangia pacifica contains:
- a CDS encoding MurR/RpiR family transcriptional regulator, translated to MDPTLKNRTIAALRAQIPVLPRGLRTGAKYVIDHPSDFGLDSIRETAKKAGVSTYTLVRLAERLGFGGYDEMREPFRQALVSAAVVAERPAWVDGLRDGGALGAVQAEAAMNEMAIVQRSLERQKLDQMSRVVDMLMEAPSVYLTAVRASYSLAYFLHYVGRMALPSLQLIPRHMNSAIDELHTAEAGDVMIAITFTPYSRETIEACAFAQSKGMKLIMISDSEIVSPEFSADETLLVSVLSTYHFGCYAGAMALIETLIAMLVARGGDEAQARISSYEELRNKSQVYWSATKNR